Proteins from a genomic interval of Flammeovirgaceae bacterium SG7u.111:
- a CDS encoding macro domain-containing protein: protein MGKTNIILGDITQVKAEALVNSINTQLIGGAGYGTNGNIIQAGGAIVQSAIQKLRINLGTLEPGKAAITIAGNLPANYIIHTVGPVWKDGENKEEMVLTDCYENCLRLAVEKNIKKIAFPNISTGSYKFPKSIAAEISVGTCEWFLRQEEGKKIEEIILVCHNAENYELCNAELAKIKARKQRVVG from the coding sequence ATGGGTAAAACCAATATCATTCTAGGAGATATAACCCAAGTAAAGGCTGAGGCTCTTGTAAATTCGATCAATACTCAGCTAATAGGCGGTGCTGGTTATGGTACTAATGGTAATATTATTCAGGCGGGAGGGGCTATTGTTCAGAGTGCGATACAGAAGTTGCGCATAAACTTGGGGACGCTAGAGCCAGGCAAAGCGGCAATTACCATAGCAGGAAACCTTCCTGCCAATTACATCATCCACACGGTAGGCCCAGTTTGGAAAGATGGGGAAAACAAGGAGGAAATGGTACTGACCGATTGTTATGAAAACTGCTTGCGCCTTGCAGTGGAGAAAAACATCAAAAAAATAGCCTTCCCAAATATCAGTACAGGCTCTTACAAATTTCCGAAGAGCATTGCGGCCGAAATTTCGGTAGGTACTTGCGAGTGGTTTTTGAGACAAGAAGAAGGAAAAAAAATAGAAGAGATCATCCTCGTATGCCACAATGCTGAAAACTACGAGCTGTGCAATGCTGAGTTGGCAAAGATCAAAGCCAGAAAACAGCGTGTAGTTGGGTAG
- a CDS encoding AI-2E family transporter: MENNQKLTQFTQNTVEVVIRLGFLFLLIAWCLGILLPFSGVIVWAVILAIASAPLYDFLNKRLGNKPKRAATVYIIIGLSIIMLPSWLFLESLISGVHELKTNLDNGTLAVPPPNESVAEWPLIGDELYASWKQASENLESIVLKYQEQVTTVAASVLQGAVSMGGSVFQFILATIISGVLLATQGTDEFSRKFFRKLVGERGHDFADMSIKTVRNVTKGVLGVAVIQAFLIGLGFLLAGIPYAGIWALLVLILAILQLPALVVVLPVIVYLFSIYGPIPASLWTLYLLVAGASDNFLKPMLLGKGAPVPMIVIFLGVVGGFLLSGFIGLFTGAIVLSIGFKLFVAWLNTEDKPLEEAVRPVPED, translated from the coding sequence ATGGAAAACAATCAAAAATTAACTCAATTCACCCAGAATACGGTTGAAGTAGTTATTAGACTTGGTTTTTTGTTTTTGTTAATAGCCTGGTGCTTAGGTATTTTACTTCCTTTTTCAGGGGTAATAGTCTGGGCTGTGATTTTGGCTATCGCCTCAGCGCCGCTTTACGACTTTCTTAATAAGCGCTTGGGAAATAAGCCCAAAAGAGCGGCGACGGTATATATTATTATAGGGCTGTCCATTATCATGTTGCCAAGCTGGTTGTTTTTAGAGTCGCTAATAAGCGGGGTACATGAGTTAAAGACGAACTTGGATAACGGCACATTGGCTGTGCCCCCTCCAAATGAAAGTGTAGCGGAATGGCCATTGATAGGAGATGAACTTTACGCTAGTTGGAAACAAGCCTCTGAAAATTTAGAGTCGATAGTGTTGAAGTATCAAGAGCAGGTTACTACTGTTGCCGCTTCCGTATTACAAGGTGCGGTAAGCATGGGAGGAAGTGTTTTTCAGTTTATTTTGGCAACAATTATTTCGGGAGTTCTTCTGGCAACGCAGGGTACGGATGAATTTAGTAGAAAATTTTTTAGGAAACTTGTTGGGGAAAGAGGGCATGATTTTGCCGATATGTCAATAAAAACAGTCAGAAATGTAACGAAAGGTGTGTTAGGAGTTGCGGTGATCCAAGCGTTTTTGATAGGGCTTGGCTTTTTGCTAGCAGGGATTCCTTACGCCGGGATTTGGGCTTTACTGGTTTTGATTTTGGCTATTTTACAACTACCTGCTCTTGTGGTCGTGCTTCCCGTTATTGTGTATTTATTTTCGATTTATGGTCCTATACCCGCCTCTCTCTGGACGTTGTATCTCTTGGTGGCCGGAGCGTCAGATAATTTTTTGAAACCTATGTTGCTGGGAAAAGGAGCACCTGTGCCCATGATAGTTATATTTTTGGGCGTTGTTGGAGGGTTTTTGCTTTCAGGTTTCATTGGGTTGTTTACAGGTGCTATTGTGCTCTCCATTGGTTTCAAGCTTTTTGTGGCTTGGTTAAATACCGAAGATAAACCTTTGGAAGAAGCGGTACGGCCTGTGCCCGAAGACTAG
- a CDS encoding ABC transporter ATP-binding protein — MEKEAVIEAKALRKVFNLGKINEAIPVVNVDLEIAKGECVILKGPSGSGKSTLLTLLSCLAKPTSGEYFFNGEKVSRWSEKFLTRFRKKHIGVVFQQFNLINGFTTAKNIAVPLLPLGLPFSQIDKKVEKAAEEVNLSHRLHFDVGKLSGGEQQRVAIARALVTSPEVFFADEPTAHLDSAMSVEILTIFQKLKAEGKTLVITTHDPLVEQHEMVDRVLVMKDGVVKEEN; from the coding sequence GTGGAAAAAGAAGCAGTGATAGAAGCAAAAGCTCTTCGTAAAGTTTTCAATCTCGGGAAGATCAACGAGGCTATCCCAGTGGTGAATGTCGATTTGGAAATAGCCAAAGGAGAATGTGTGATATTGAAAGGTCCTTCGGGCTCGGGAAAATCTACCTTGCTCACCTTGCTAAGTTGCTTGGCAAAGCCTACTTCAGGCGAGTATTTTTTTAACGGGGAAAAGGTTTCCCGTTGGTCGGAAAAGTTTCTTACAAGATTCAGGAAAAAACATATAGGCGTCGTATTTCAGCAATTCAACCTGATCAATGGTTTTACAACAGCTAAAAATATTGCTGTTCCGCTTTTGCCCCTAGGTTTGCCTTTTAGCCAAATTGACAAAAAAGTAGAAAAAGCAGCAGAAGAAGTGAATTTGAGCCATCGACTTCATTTCGATGTGGGCAAGCTCTCAGGCGGGGAGCAGCAGCGAGTTGCTATTGCCAGGGCATTGGTTACCTCTCCAGAAGTGTTTTTTGCCGATGAACCGACTGCCCACCTCGACTCGGCTATGTCAGTCGAAATTTTAACCATTTTTCAGAAACTCAAAGCTGAAGGGAAAACCTTGGTAATCACCACGCACGATCCGCTGGTGGAGCAGCACGAAATGGTAGACAGGGTACTGGTGATGAAAGACGGAGTGGTAAAAGAGGAAAACTAA
- a CDS encoding GAF domain-containing protein, translating into MGNVFFDYKASLSFRCLKEYLHNKKKEGNKSEVIVADYILREAGKSGIFEKKIEDKDIVSLDKELLDMVFSAVFSPVALEKDISAIVHPFRMEPIYTTPAWKKNFSNITNGFCIAHEDMGKMEKNKFLYANIFILENLYGLKVDFFGSKVFQFKEKSTGLNRYFKANYDSRFMNVVLKGDKPALSPEELTLLSENLTEKEIWDKYLPHGLVEFQGFMMLSLVDVTQNEVLSSLKFDLLKKDAIISREHFQRLETKLRELYSQPDLRFGIVSYSGSQVEQVTMMPQIWNSIVSEEDIKGVVCTGDVDESAFDGCIYHLMMSHNEVQVVPDLTKYEKPSPVEELLLKKGIKSVMVAPLIYDGVCLGGLELGSPHVGALSATSMIYLKEILPVFSLAAKRSLEELDNKVQAVIKEEYTAIHPAVEWRFAQAALNKINKDRVNGGRLTEGEKIVFDEVHPLYGQTDVRGSSTERNKAIQADLTEQLTLARNVLNTIDGKENLNLIDEVIFRIDECIASISTGMGSGDELTILQFISNEVEDLLNHFRVSGQLSVENYNRYFNALDPKLGLVYKKRKAFEDSLTAINDAVSQYIEEQQVDIQKAFPHYFEKYKTDGVEYNIYIGDTIVPDRKYNDVYLQNLRLWQLKMTAEIAQLANQLKPNLPLPLSATHLILVNNAPISIRFREDEKQFDVDGAYNIRYEIVKKRIDKAHIKNTEERLTQPDMIAIVYTHDSEANEFIRYIRFLQKQGLLEEGIEFLELESLQGVSGLKALRVKVKVQKDVETAINTPKVINKLLEEV; encoded by the coding sequence ATGGGAAATGTATTCTTTGATTATAAAGCGAGCTTGAGTTTTAGGTGCTTGAAAGAGTACTTGCATAATAAAAAGAAAGAAGGGAATAAGAGCGAGGTGATCGTAGCAGACTACATCCTGCGGGAGGCAGGAAAGAGTGGGATTTTTGAGAAGAAGATCGAAGACAAAGATATAGTAAGTCTAGATAAAGAATTGTTGGATATGGTTTTCTCTGCCGTGTTTTCACCCGTTGCTTTAGAGAAAGATATATCGGCGATCGTACATCCTTTTAGGATGGAACCTATTTATACTACTCCTGCATGGAAGAAAAACTTTTCGAACATCACTAATGGTTTTTGCATAGCTCATGAGGATATGGGCAAAATGGAGAAAAATAAATTTCTTTATGCCAACATTTTCATTTTGGAAAACTTGTATGGACTAAAGGTCGATTTCTTTGGGAGCAAGGTATTTCAATTTAAGGAAAAGTCCACTGGGCTAAACCGCTATTTCAAAGCAAACTACGATAGCCGCTTTATGAATGTGGTGTTGAAAGGCGATAAACCTGCCTTGAGTCCAGAAGAGCTGACGCTGCTTTCGGAGAATTTGACGGAAAAAGAAATTTGGGATAAGTACTTGCCCCATGGCCTGGTAGAATTTCAAGGTTTTATGATGCTTTCGTTGGTAGATGTTACTCAAAATGAGGTGCTTTCATCTTTGAAGTTCGACTTATTGAAGAAAGATGCCATCATTTCGAGGGAGCACTTCCAACGCCTAGAAACCAAACTGAGGGAGCTGTATAGCCAGCCGGACCTCCGCTTTGGGATTGTTTCCTACTCAGGTAGCCAAGTGGAGCAGGTAACCATGATGCCTCAGATTTGGAACAGTATAGTAAGTGAGGAAGATATCAAAGGAGTGGTTTGTACTGGTGATGTGGATGAAAGTGCATTTGATGGTTGTATTTACCACCTCATGATGAGCCACAATGAGGTTCAGGTAGTACCAGACCTTACCAAATACGAAAAGCCTTCGCCTGTGGAAGAGCTATTGCTCAAAAAAGGGATAAAAAGTGTAATGGTTGCTCCTTTGATCTACGATGGGGTTTGCTTAGGAGGTTTGGAACTAGGTTCACCACATGTTGGGGCGTTGAGTGCGACTTCAATGATCTACCTCAAAGAAATATTACCCGTTTTTTCATTGGCGGCCAAGCGAAGCCTAGAGGAGCTTGATAATAAAGTGCAAGCAGTTATAAAAGAAGAATATACGGCTATTCACCCTGCGGTAGAGTGGAGGTTTGCGCAAGCAGCTCTCAATAAGATAAATAAAGATAGGGTGAACGGCGGGAGGTTGACCGAAGGCGAGAAAATTGTATTTGACGAGGTACATCCGCTTTATGGGCAGACCGATGTGAGGGGTTCTTCTACCGAAAGAAATAAAGCCATTCAGGCAGACCTTACCGAGCAGCTTACCTTGGCTCGCAACGTACTTAATACCATAGATGGTAAGGAAAACCTGAACCTCATAGACGAGGTTATTTTCAGGATAGATGAATGCATTGCAAGCATTTCCACCGGTATGGGTTCGGGCGATGAACTGACTATTCTCCAGTTTATCAGCAATGAAGTTGAAGATTTGCTCAACCATTTTAGAGTGTCAGGTCAACTTTCTGTAGAGAATTATAATAGGTATTTCAATGCGCTCGACCCTAAGTTGGGGCTTGTGTACAAGAAGAGAAAAGCCTTCGAAGACAGCCTGACTGCTATAAACGATGCTGTTTCTCAATATATAGAAGAACAACAGGTAGATATCCAAAAAGCATTTCCCCACTATTTTGAAAAATACAAAACAGATGGAGTAGAGTACAATATCTATATAGGTGATACCATAGTCCCAGATAGGAAATACAATGATGTCTATTTGCAAAACTTAAGGCTTTGGCAGCTTAAAATGACGGCGGAAATTGCGCAGCTTGCTAACCAGCTGAAGCCAAACTTGCCCTTGCCTTTGTCTGCTACCCACCTTATTTTGGTGAATAATGCCCCTATTTCTATCAGGTTTAGGGAAGATGAAAAGCAATTTGATGTAGATGGTGCTTACAATATTCGCTACGAAATAGTGAAAAAAAGAATAGACAAGGCTCATATCAAAAACACAGAGGAAAGGCTTACACAACCTGATATGATCGCCATTGTGTATACGCACGACAGTGAGGCTAATGAATTTATACGCTATATCCGCTTTTTGCAGAAACAAGGGTTGCTAGAGGAAGGTATTGAGTTTTTAGAGCTGGAGTCTTTGCAGGGGGTTAGTGGTCTAAAAGCGCTTAGGGTTAAAGTGAAAGTTCAAAAAGATGTCGAAACAGCTATTAATACACCTAAGGTAATTAATAAGCTGCTGGAGGAAGTATAA
- a CDS encoding Hsp20/alpha crystallin family protein: MTLVKWNDRKNEVYPTFSNLFDSFFGDIGNVTGNDWHRTVPAVNVKENENAYELEVAAPGLKRDDFEINLDNDVLTISSSSKNETEESNEKYNRKEFSFTSFKRSFTLPKTVSGENISAKYTDGLLKLSIPKKEEVKPRSIKIS, translated from the coding sequence ATGACACTTGTAAAATGGAATGATCGCAAAAACGAAGTTTATCCAACATTCTCAAACCTATTTGATAGTTTCTTTGGAGACATTGGAAATGTAACCGGTAACGACTGGCACAGAACAGTTCCAGCCGTGAATGTGAAAGAAAACGAAAATGCATATGAACTAGAAGTTGCAGCCCCAGGCTTGAAGCGCGACGACTTTGAAATTAACTTGGACAACGATGTATTGACTATTTCTTCATCTAGCAAGAACGAGACAGAAGAGTCTAACGAGAAATACAACCGCAAGGAATTTAGCTTCACTTCTTTCAAACGTTCATTTACATTGCCTAAGACCGTATCTGGAGAGAACATCTCTGCTAAATATACAGATGGTTTGTTGAAACTTTCCATCCCTAAAAAAGAAGAAGTAAAACCAAGAAGCATCAAAATATCATAA
- a CDS encoding Do family serine endopeptidase — protein sequence MKQFGKTVLAAVLGGAITLGTFKAFEEDKTVMIERSPDTVAKTVKYDRPSSVNEMTLDFTGTAERVTPAVVHIRSEITRTTSSRGGQEIPPIFRYFFDDQVPQQRQQMRPSEATGSGVIISKDGYILTNNHVIESASKIEVMLHDKRTMPATVIGIDPTTDLAVIKIDDSNLPTVPMGNSDNVRVGEWVLAVGNPFRLESTVTAGIVSAKGRNINILKDSMAIESFIQTDAAVNPGNSGGALVNLNGELIGINTAIASPTGSYSGYAFAVPSNMASKVVEDLITYGNVQRGLLGVRIMDVNSQIVEDQNLKTNSGVFVASVGEGSGADEAGLEAGDVIIAINGKDIKSSPELQETIGTKRPGDEVSVKVLRGSKEFDYKVKLQSLNGNQEIVKAPISHTLRELGADFKELSKDEKEKYGVDHGVQITRLLPGKLRAQTNIQEGFIVTRINKTEIKTVEDLVSALEKENGGVLMEGKYPGQRGTEYFGFGM from the coding sequence ATGAAACAATTTGGGAAAACCGTACTTGCCGCTGTGCTTGGAGGTGCCATCACCTTAGGTACATTTAAGGCATTTGAAGAAGATAAAACAGTAATGATAGAGCGTTCGCCAGACACTGTGGCGAAAACCGTAAAATACGACAGACCCAGCAGTGTAAACGAAATGACGCTCGACTTCACGGGCACGGCCGAAAGGGTGACGCCTGCCGTAGTTCACATCCGTTCGGAGATCACAAGAACGACATCTTCGAGAGGTGGGCAAGAAATCCCACCAATTTTCAGGTATTTCTTCGACGATCAAGTCCCCCAGCAGAGGCAACAGATGCGACCAAGTGAGGCAACTGGCTCAGGTGTGATCATTAGTAAAGATGGTTATATCCTTACCAACAACCATGTGATAGAAAGTGCAAGCAAGATTGAAGTGATGCTGCACGACAAGCGTACAATGCCAGCAACCGTAATCGGCATTGACCCTACCACTGACCTTGCGGTAATAAAAATAGACGACAGCAACTTGCCAACTGTGCCAATGGGCAACTCGGACAATGTACGGGTAGGCGAATGGGTATTGGCCGTAGGCAACCCGTTTAGGTTAGAATCGACAGTTACGGCTGGTATTGTAAGTGCGAAGGGAAGGAACATCAACATATTGAAAGACAGCATGGCGATAGAATCGTTCATCCAGACCGATGCTGCAGTAAACCCTGGAAACAGCGGCGGCGCTTTGGTTAACCTCAACGGCGAGCTCATCGGAATCAATACGGCCATTGCCTCGCCAACAGGCTCGTATTCAGGCTATGCTTTTGCCGTGCCTTCTAATATGGCTAGCAAAGTAGTGGAAGATTTGATCACTTACGGAAACGTACAAAGAGGTTTGTTGGGCGTAAGGATCATGGATGTAAACAGCCAAATAGTTGAAGACCAAAATCTTAAAACCAACTCTGGTGTATTTGTAGCAAGCGTAGGGGAAGGAAGTGGCGCAGACGAGGCGGGACTAGAAGCTGGCGATGTAATCATTGCGATAAATGGAAAAGACATCAAATCTTCTCCAGAACTTCAAGAGACCATTGGTACAAAAAGGCCAGGCGATGAAGTAAGCGTAAAAGTGCTACGAGGCTCAAAAGAGTTTGATTATAAAGTGAAATTGCAAAGCCTGAACGGCAATCAGGAAATAGTAAAAGCTCCCATTAGCCATACGTTGAGAGAACTTGGAGCCGATTTCAAAGAACTGAGCAAAGATGAAAAAGAAAAATATGGTGTAGACCATGGAGTGCAAATAACCAGGCTATTGCCTGGTAAGCTCCGTGCCCAAACCAATATTCAAGAAGGCTTCATCGTAACCAGAATCAATAAAACCGAGATCAAAACCGTGGAAGACCTCGTAAGCGCCTTAGAAAAAGAAAATGGCGGCGTGCTGATGGAAGGGAAATATCCTGGCCAGCGAGGTACCGAGTATTTCGGTTTCGGAATGTAA
- a CDS encoding NUDIX domain-containing protein → MKIFANDIPFEIKSIAEKDQLNGAKYILANASKEQVMKHYEAVCEGRISGAAANLVFLVSNPAEVIASVKTEFKLIEAAGGIAKKEGKLLFIKRLGKWDLPKGKLEKGEQKDEAALREVEEECGVKVKLEREIGTTWHTYVHKGKHVLKCTYWYEMACTDDSQLTPQLDEAIEEAVWFSPSEVEEIALKNTYRSIQDIYEQYKAIR, encoded by the coding sequence ATGAAAATATTTGCCAACGACATTCCATTTGAAATAAAATCCATTGCCGAAAAAGACCAGCTCAATGGCGCAAAATATATCCTTGCCAATGCCAGCAAAGAACAGGTCATGAAACATTATGAAGCCGTTTGCGAAGGTCGGATCAGCGGCGCAGCAGCTAATCTTGTATTTTTGGTTTCAAACCCCGCAGAGGTAATTGCTTCGGTAAAAACCGAGTTTAAGCTGATAGAAGCAGCGGGAGGTATAGCCAAAAAAGAAGGTAAACTCCTTTTTATCAAACGGCTTGGGAAATGGGACTTACCCAAAGGGAAGCTGGAAAAAGGCGAGCAAAAAGATGAAGCGGCACTGAGAGAAGTAGAAGAAGAATGCGGGGTAAAAGTGAAACTGGAGAGGGAAATTGGCACCACTTGGCATACTTATGTGCACAAGGGAAAGCACGTACTCAAATGTACTTATTGGTACGAAATGGCTTGTACCGACGACAGCCAACTCACCCCGCAACTGGACGAGGCCATTGAAGAAGCCGTTTGGTTTTCTCCTTCGGAAGTAGAAGAAATCGCACTAAAAAACACCTACCGATCTATTCAAGATATTTATGAGCAATACAAAGCGATACGATAA
- a CDS encoding WG repeat-containing protein → MSNTKRYDKSAICLLVLLISLATPAFCQTELVPFQDTDSELFGYTNGEGGKVKVKATFEAASPFSEEGFAKVKTEGKFALINKKGKLVSEAAFDQLGWSDDPSPLHPVRFYQDFCGYKSGELWGFMDKKGNILLDPTFSSINYFKDNLAIAGKEQEGKLKFGLIDTEGKIILPIQFDVVDLDTKSGLVSVNNSLGSRINIGLYTSAGKELVPCEFAEIETLPSGLYKVKNQEGFFGLYSKEKGKLQDAVFQEIAAFEEGKAVVKYNYRNGLIDTEGKVLLDFKHKKITKNEGHYTATPFPLFQLSNASGEIKTDFYYDSVACKGYDTYQFFIETKFGLTNAENSIRFFNTYDSLGEFTNGAAVVRKENKEGLIDSLGQELIPLSYKAIQFESSGLIRCISFANKHDLFDFEGKNLTEGKFDAISPFSEGLYCMDNYGAMRFYDQNLQPVFKEAYQNISPFVNGFSAVKKDGYYGIINRNEETVISPYIDSLIVINELYFVFYDNEEWGTISTRGVELAHLSTSVSFERMKDGCLKLKEGKKYGMLNRYGSQILPIAYDSISSISEDRMARIYQNGRMSYMDTEAHDIPTGNELDNLEIVGSHAEKYFPVKMYGTFGFVDYLGRLRVTARYDSVSQFSQGFCGIKLGGKWGYMNKLEKIVIQPKYQTISPFDSIGHAMVTNREGMGVIDRQENFVLNIGYDRIEKNEYGRFMVWQNDKPGIIDISTMENILPLYDSIVDCGNGLVIVERKGRFGLSKINGETIVYPEHDKISYNPLANTYFLINKSSSYQYP, encoded by the coding sequence ATGAGCAATACAAAGCGATACGATAAATCAGCCATTTGCCTACTTGTACTTTTAATATCATTGGCAACACCTGCATTTTGCCAAACGGAGCTTGTACCCTTTCAAGACACCGATTCTGAGCTTTTTGGGTACACCAACGGTGAAGGAGGAAAAGTGAAGGTCAAAGCTACTTTTGAAGCTGCAAGCCCTTTCAGCGAAGAAGGCTTTGCCAAGGTAAAAACAGAGGGGAAATTCGCACTTATCAATAAAAAGGGAAAGCTTGTTTCGGAAGCGGCTTTTGACCAACTAGGCTGGAGCGACGACCCTTCCCCACTCCACCCCGTCCGCTTTTACCAAGATTTCTGCGGCTACAAAAGTGGAGAGCTTTGGGGCTTTATGGACAAAAAAGGCAACATCTTGCTCGACCCGACCTTTTCCTCCATCAACTATTTTAAGGACAACCTTGCCATAGCAGGCAAAGAGCAGGAAGGAAAGCTCAAGTTTGGGCTAATAGACACCGAGGGTAAAATCATTCTGCCCATCCAATTTGATGTGGTGGACTTGGATACGAAAAGCGGCTTGGTGAGCGTCAACAATTCCCTCGGCTCACGCATCAACATAGGACTTTATACTTCAGCAGGAAAAGAGCTTGTACCTTGCGAATTTGCCGAGATCGAAACTCTTCCAAGCGGTTTGTATAAGGTTAAAAACCAAGAAGGTTTTTTTGGACTATACTCCAAAGAAAAAGGGAAGCTACAAGATGCTGTCTTTCAAGAAATAGCTGCTTTTGAGGAAGGAAAAGCAGTCGTTAAATACAACTATCGCAACGGGTTGATAGATACAGAAGGAAAAGTCTTACTCGACTTCAAACATAAAAAAATAACAAAAAACGAAGGACATTATACAGCGACCCCTTTTCCTCTTTTCCAACTTAGCAATGCTAGCGGAGAGATAAAAACCGATTTTTATTACGACAGCGTCGCTTGCAAAGGATATGACACCTACCAGTTTTTCATTGAGACAAAATTCGGGTTGACCAACGCAGAAAACAGCATCCGCTTTTTCAACACTTATGACTCTCTTGGCGAGTTTACAAACGGCGCTGCTGTGGTAAGGAAGGAAAACAAGGAAGGTTTGATCGATTCTTTGGGGCAAGAGCTCATTCCCCTCAGCTATAAAGCTATACAATTTGAATCTTCTGGATTGATCCGTTGCATCTCTTTTGCAAACAAACACGACCTTTTTGACTTTGAAGGAAAAAATCTAACGGAAGGAAAGTTTGATGCCATCAGCCCATTTTCCGAAGGGCTTTACTGCATGGACAATTACGGTGCTATGCGCTTTTATGACCAAAACCTACAGCCTGTTTTTAAAGAGGCTTACCAAAATATCTCTCCATTCGTAAACGGCTTTTCTGCGGTAAAAAAAGACGGCTACTATGGCATAATCAATCGAAACGAAGAAACGGTAATCAGCCCTTATATTGACAGCCTCATAGTGATCAATGAGCTATATTTTGTCTTTTATGACAACGAAGAATGGGGCACGATAAGCACAAGGGGCGTCGAGCTAGCCCACCTAAGCACATCAGTGAGCTTTGAGCGCATGAAAGATGGGTGCCTCAAGCTGAAGGAAGGCAAGAAATACGGAATGCTCAACCGCTACGGCTCCCAGATTTTACCCATTGCTTACGATTCTATTTCCAGCATCAGCGAAGACAGGATGGCGCGGATTTACCAAAATGGACGCATGTCTTATATGGACACAGAAGCGCACGACATTCCTACCGGAAATGAGCTCGACAACTTAGAAATAGTAGGAAGCCATGCGGAGAAATATTTCCCCGTAAAAATGTACGGCACCTTCGGATTTGTTGACTACCTTGGTCGTTTGCGGGTAACTGCTCGCTACGATAGCGTCTCGCAGTTCAGCCAAGGTTTTTGCGGAATAAAGCTCGGTGGGAAATGGGGCTATATGAACAAACTCGAAAAGATTGTCATCCAACCAAAATACCAGACCATCAGCCCATTTGACTCGATTGGGCATGCCATGGTCACTAACAGAGAGGGCATGGGCGTGATAGACAGACAGGAAAACTTCGTATTGAACATTGGCTACGATCGAATAGAAAAAAACGAATACGGACGATTCATGGTGTGGCAAAATGACAAACCAGGCATTATCGACATCAGCACAATGGAAAATATCTTGCCGCTCTACGACAGTATTGTCGATTGTGGAAACGGCTTGGTGATAGTAGAGCGAAAAGGAAGATTCGGTTTGAGTAAAATCAATGGAGAAACAATAGTTTATCCCGAGCATGACAAGATCAGTTACAACCCATTGGCAAATACCTATTTCTTGATCAACAAATCCTCAAGTTACCAATACCCTTAG
- a CDS encoding type IX secretion system membrane protein PorP/SprF: MKIILAYILTLLSFGLMTSQNAQAQDPNLTQFYAAPLYMNPAFTGAVSNYRLATTYRRHLMSIPGGFQTNLVSFDKNLEDINSGIGVMFMNDRLSTQGLSSNHINLSYAYEVGLNQNTFFRAGLSGGYVLRSVGYGDLLFGDQIDNGGDSQETFASAQTGMVDISAGFLIYSEKYWAGLSLFHLNQPKKITEAGEMSLPLRFNLHAGLKIPIDKFDPDRSYLSPAVHYQSQGSFDQLDAGVNFYYKPIMLGAWYRGMPTSSSEVQGLGQQDSINFLAGIQQGPLWIGYSYDMRVFSSRSFGPSHEISIILEPKSEKSNGKSRVRCPAFYGVN; encoded by the coding sequence GTGAAGATAATTTTAGCATACATCCTGACCCTACTGAGTTTTGGGTTAATGACCAGCCAAAATGCCCAAGCGCAAGACCCCAACCTTACTCAGTTTTATGCTGCGCCTTTGTATATGAACCCAGCTTTTACGGGGGCTGTGTCCAATTATCGCTTGGCGACCACTTACCGTAGGCACCTCATGTCTATTCCAGGAGGTTTTCAAACCAATCTGGTATCCTTCGATAAGAACTTGGAGGACATCAACAGTGGAATAGGTGTGATGTTTATGAACGATAGGCTCTCCACGCAAGGGCTTTCTTCTAACCATATCAATCTTTCTTATGCTTACGAAGTGGGCTTGAACCAAAACACCTTCTTTAGGGCGGGTCTTTCTGGTGGATATGTGCTCAGGAGCGTTGGGTACGGCGACTTGCTCTTTGGCGACCAGATAGACAATGGGGGCGATTCTCAAGAAACCTTTGCCAGTGCACAAACGGGTATGGTCGATATTTCTGCGGGTTTTTTGATCTACAGTGAAAAATATTGGGCAGGGCTTTCGCTTTTTCATCTAAACCAACCTAAAAAAATAACAGAAGCAGGGGAGATGAGCCTTCCGTTGAGGTTCAACCTTCATGCTGGGCTGAAAATCCCTATCGATAAATTTGATCCTGATAGGTCATATCTTTCGCCTGCGGTGCATTACCAAAGCCAAGGGAGTTTCGATCAGTTGGATGCAGGGGTGAATTTTTATTATAAGCCTATTATGCTTGGGGCATGGTATAGGGGAATGCCTACCAGTAGCTCGGAAGTGCAAGGGCTTGGGCAGCAAGATTCGATCAACTTTTTGGCGGGTATTCAGCAAGGCCCTCTTTGGATAGGGTATAGTTACGATATGAGGGTGTTCAGTTCGAGGTCTTTTGGCCCTAGCCATGAGATTTCTATTATTCTCGAGCCAAAATCAGAAAAGAGTAATGGGAAGTCTCGGGTAAGATGCCCAGCTTTTTATGGAGTGAACTAA